From a region of the Nitrospirota bacterium genome:
- a CDS encoding NAD(P)H-binding protein has translation MIGITGASGQLGSGILRLLVGKIPPKDIVAVTRTPAKVAAFSAQGATIRTGDFDVPGGLLPAFRGIEKLLIIPTSDLRTGVRRKQHCAAVRAAVGAGVHHIIYLSTVGARPGPDLFDTHFSTEMALFELATVWTVIRMSLYADNLLAVLPRAVTSGTYAAPDAAPVAYVSRDDVAALAAGVLATPGHEDVTYYATGPRAVTQEEVAAAATKASGRPVSRVPITPEQLRQGLVEAGLPAGAIRAYLDIQEAMRTGAFDMVSGDMTRLAGRPAEPLDAFLDRNSKVLTPAP, from the coding sequence CGGTCAGCTCGGTTCTGGCATTCTGAGGCTGCTGGTGGGCAAGATTCCTCCGAAGGATATTGTCGCGGTGACGCGGACTCCGGCAAAGGTTGCCGCTTTCTCAGCACAAGGGGCGACAATCCGAACCGGTGATTTTGATGTTCCGGGAGGGCTTCTGCCGGCATTCAGAGGGATAGAAAAACTGCTGATCATTCCGACATCGGACCTTCGGACCGGGGTGCGCCGGAAGCAGCACTGCGCCGCGGTGAGGGCAGCCGTCGGGGCAGGCGTTCATCATATCATCTATCTCTCGACCGTCGGCGCGAGGCCGGGGCCGGACCTCTTTGACACGCATTTCTCCACGGAAATGGCTCTGTTCGAACTCGCGACGGTATGGACGGTCATCCGCATGTCGCTTTATGCCGACAATCTTCTGGCTGTTCTTCCCCGGGCAGTCACGTCCGGGACTTATGCAGCGCCGGACGCCGCTCCGGTGGCCTACGTGTCCCGCGACGACGTGGCAGCGCTTGCGGCCGGCGTCCTGGCGACACCGGGGCACGAGGACGTGACCTACTACGCGACCGGCCCCCGGGCAGTCACGCAGGAAGAAGTTGCCGCAGCAGCAACGAAGGCTTCAGGCAGGCCCGTCTCCCGTGTGCCGATCACGCCTGAGCAGCTTCGGCAGGGGCTCGTTGAGGCCGGGTTGCCCGCGGGAGCCATACGCGCCTATCTGGACATCCAGGAAGCAATGCGAACGGGTGCGTTCGATATGGTCAGCGGAGACATGACAAGGCTCGCCGGGAGGCCTGCGGAGCCGCTCGACGCATTCCTCGACCGCAACAGCAAGGTTCTCACTCCTGCACCTTAA